Proteins found in one Sorghum bicolor cultivar BTx623 chromosome 1, Sorghum_bicolor_NCBIv3, whole genome shotgun sequence genomic segment:
- the LOC8085489 gene encoding UDP-glycosyltransferase 92A1 has protein sequence MGHEQQHRSGRSSGDGHLLLFPFLAQGHLIPFLNLAKRFESLGQRGGSGHRRLDVTIVSTPRNVASLRRSLPAGSSIGFAELPFSPSDHGLPPDAENLEVVPLEDFPTFFYATELLRPSFDKLLAAELAGRQGRKNVCVLADMFLGWTAESARALGVQHRMFLTSGAYASAVTFSIWLRPPSFPRPASPDDEQALLDFPDVRVRYAEFLNVVVKEDYATDPMRAYLCRMITFHFSLSGGIVVNTSEEIEPKGLHLIKKLSGLPTFAVGPIIGGRTAPDDTAPDQDMCIEFLDSKPQATVLFVSFGSQNSIPASQMMELARGLEASGRPFIWVVRPPVEYDGAQGFRDEWLPDGLEERVAEAEQGVVVRGWAPQMRILAHASTGAFLSHCGWNSVLESLWHGVPVVAWPLIGDQLFDSRVLVELGVGVEVASGRLVGGLGSKGWECVRDVVETVLGDGEKARDMRRKAAEMKKLVRAAVGATDGDGMAKASSVLAMERLLDSAFD, from the coding sequence ATGGGTCACGAGCAACAACACCGCAGCGGCCGCTCCAGCGGCGACGGCCACCTCCTGCTCTTCCCGTTCCTGGCGCAAGGCCACCTCATCCCGTTCCTCAACCTGGCCAAGCGCTTCGAGAGCCTCGGGCAGCGTGGTGGCAGCGGCCATCGCCGTCTCGACGTCACCATCGTCAGCACGCCTCGCAACGTGGCCAGCCTCCGGCGCTCGCTGCCGGCCGGATCGTCCATCGGCTTCGCCGAGCTGCCGTTCTCGCCGTCGGACCATGGCCTGCCACCCGACGCCGAGAACCTCGAAGTCGTCCCCCTCGAAGACTTCCCCACTTTCTTCTACGCCACGGAGCTGCTCCGGCCGTCGTTCGACAAGCTCCTGGCTGCTGAGCTCGCGGGGAGACAAGGGCGCAAGAACGTGTGCGTCCTCGCGGACATGTTCCTGGGCTGGACGGCCGAGAGCGCCCGCGCGCTCGGCGTCCAGCACCGCATGTTCCTCACCTCCGGCGCCTATGCCTCCGCCGTCACCTTCTCTATCTGGCTCCGCCCGCCGTCGTTCCCGCGCCCCGCCAGCCCCGACGACGAGCAAGCGCTCCTAGACTTCCCCGACGTGCGCGTCCGGTACGCGGAGTTCCTGAACGTGGTCGTCAAGGAGGACTACGCCACCGACCCCATGCGGGCGTACCTATGCCGGATGATCACCTTCCATTTCTCCCTCTCGGGCGGCATCGTCGTCAACACCTCGGAAGAGATCGAGCCGAAAGGTCTTCACCTCATCAAGAAGCTCTCCGGGCTGCCGACTTTCGCCGTCGGTCCCATCATCGGCGGCCGAACAGCTCCGGACGACACCGCGCCGGACCAAGACATGTGCATCGAGTTCTTGGACTCCAAGCCGCAGGCGACCGTCCTGTTCGTGTCGTTCGGATCGCAGAACTCGATCCCGGCGTCGCAGATGATGGAGCTGGCGCGGGGGCTGGAGGCCAGCGGGCGTCCGTTCATCTGGGTGGTGCGTCCACCGGTGGAGTACGATGGGGCGCAGGGGTTCCGCGACGAGTGGCTCCCCGACGGCTTGGAGGAGCGCGTCGCGGAGGCGGAGCAGGGCGTGGTGGTGCGCGGGTGGGCGCCGCAGATGCGCATCCTGGCGCACGCGTCCACAGGCGCGTTCCTGAGCCACTGCGGTTGGAACTCGGTGCTGGAGAGCTTGTGGCACGGCGTGCCTGTGGTGGCATGGCCGCTCATCGGCGACCAACTGTTCGACTCCCGCGTGCTGGTGGAGCTCGGCGTCGGCGTGGAGGTGGCCTCCGGGAGGTTGGTCGGCGGTCTGGGCAGCAAGGGGTGGGAGTGCGTCAGAGACGTCGTGGAGACGGTGCTCGGGGACGGCGAGAAGGCCAGGGACATGCGGAGAAAGGCTGCGGAGATGAAGAAGCTGGTGCGCGCGGCTGTCGGAGCCACAGACGGCGACGGCATGGCCAAGGCCTCATCCGTGCTCGCCATGGAACGCCTCCTTGATAGCGCCTTCGACTGA
- the LOC8085490 gene encoding UDP-glycosyltransferase 92A1, with product MGHDEQQERGSGHLLLFPFLAQGHLIPFLNLAKRFESLEQCGGSGQRRLVITIVSTPRNVASLRRALPAGSSIDFAELPFSPSDHGLPPDAESADAVPVHAFPTFSFATELLRPSFEKLQTELAGRQGRKNVCVLADMFLGWTAEIARALGVQHRMFLTNGAYASAVIFSIWLRPPLFPRSAGPDDELALPVFPDGQSVVVHGWAQQVRILAHESTGAFLSHCGWNSVLESLWHGVPVVGWPLIGDQLFDSRLLVELGVGVEVASGRCFGGLGSEGWERVRDVVETVLGDGDKAKDMRRKAAEMKKLARAAVGAADGDGKGKGSSVLAMERLVDSAFD from the exons ATGGGTCACGACGAGCAACAAGAGCGCGGCAGTGGCCACCTCCTGCTCTTCCCATTCCTGGCGCAAGGCCACCTCATCCCGTTCCTCAACCTGGCCAAGCGCTTCGAGAGCCTCGAGCAGTGTGGTGGCAGCGGCCAGCGGCGTCTCGTGATCACCATCGTCAGCACGCCTCGCAACGTCGCCAGCCTCCGGCGCGCGCTGCCGGCCGGATCATCCATCGACTTCGCCGAGCTGCCATTCTCGCCGTCGGACCATGGCCTGCCACCCGACGCCGAGAGCGCCGACGCCGTGCCCGTCCATGCCTTCCCAACTTTCTCCTTCGCGACGGAGCTGCTCCGGCCATCATTCGAGAAGCTCCAGACTGAGCTCGCGGGGAGACAAGGGCGCAAGAACGTGTGCGTCCTCGCGGACATGTTCCTGGGCTGGACGGCCGAGATCGCCCGCGCGCTCGGCGTCCAGCACCGCATGTTCCTCACCAACGGCGCCTATGCCTCCGCCGTCATCTTCTCCATCTGGCTCCGCCCGCCGTTGTTCCCACGCTCCGCCGGTCCTGACGACGAGCTTGCGCTGCCAGTCTTCCCCGAT GGGCAGAGCGTGGTGGTGCACGGGTGGGCGCAGCAGGTGCGCATCCTGGCGCACGAGTCCACGGGCGCGTTCCTGAGCCACTGCGGGTGGAACTCGGTGCTGGAGAGCCTGTGGCACGGCGTGCCGGTGGTGGGCTGGCCGCTCATCGGCGACCAGCTGTTCGACTCCCGCTTGCTGGTGGAGCTCGGCGTCGGCGTGGAGGTGGCGTCCGGGAGGTGTTTCGGCGGGCTGGGCAGCGAGGGGTGGGAGCGCGTCAGGGACGTCGTGGAGACGGTGCTCGGGGACGGCGACAAGGCCAAGGACATGCGTCGAAAGGCTGCCGAGATGAAGAAGCTGGCGCGCGCGGCCGTCGGAGCCGCAGACGGCGATGGCAAGGGCAAGGGCTCGTCCGTGCTCGCAATGGAGCGCCTCGTCGATAGCGCCTTCGACTGA